ACGAAAACACGCCCATCAATGCCTGGCAGTGGTGCGACGATGTACTGGCCGAAGCCGACCATGTAAAAGGCACTCGCGAACATCAGGCCGGTCCACATCCCCCAGCCGACGATTGCGCCGAACAGGCTCCCGAGCGCACGGTTGACGTAGTGATAACTGCCGCCCGCAATCGGCATGCCGGTCGCCAACTCCGAGAGCGAGAGTGCGGCGAGCAGGGCGACGAAACCGGCGATGGCGTACGAGACGGCACTCGCCGGCCCAGCAAGTTCGGCGGCAATGCCCGGCAGGATGAAGATGCCTGCGCCAATCATCGTGCCCCCGCCGAGGGTCATGGCCTCGAGGAAGCCAAGTGTCCGTTCTAACTCGCCGCTGCCGTCAGTCATGGCCCCTCCACGCCCTCCGCGTGACGGGCGTCTGTGTCGCCATCAGGCCACGTCCCGGACGATGAGCGCTGGAATCTCGATGTCCTCGATAATCCGTGAGGGCACGTCACCGATGATGCGCTCGCGAAGCGAGGGTTCTGTCTCGCCCAGGATGACGAGGTCGAACTCGCTCCCGAGCGCGATGATTTCGGCCACGGGGTCGCCGCCCTCAGACAGCCGTCGGTGTATTCGGTCGGTTTCCACCCCGAAATCGGCGATTCGGTCGCTCGCCCCCCGGAGCAAGAACTCGCCCTGACTTGGGTCTGTGTCTTCTGGGATTGCGTGAAAGAGCGTGACCGTCGCCTCGCTCGCGAGCAGGAGGTCTGCAACTACCGAGACGATTCGTTCGAGGTTAACGTCGCCGCGCAGCGGAACCAGGATGCGGCCGATAGCAGTCGTGTCACCGCCGGCAAGCACCGCGTCGCAGTCGTACTCGTCGGCGATTCGGTCGATGGTCGCGGTACGGTCGTGGGTAAACACGAGCACGTCGGTTACGCGCTGCCTGCCAGCGACAATGTCCGCGAGACGGCGCGTCGATTCCGCCCCGTACTCGTCTTTGATGAGTGCGGGTTCGGCCTGGCTCGGCACCGGGAAGTAGCCGAGCAGGACCACGTCGATCGGGCCGAGCAGGTCGAGAATCGAGAGCGACGGCGTCTCCGAGGCGGAGATATCGACCGGCACCAGAATCGTCAGGTCACGGGACAGAACCATCGTATGGTATCTATTCGCATACAACTGGTATCAATTCATCGTGGCGACAGCACGGCAGGGAGCGTGATTTCACGGGCGAACTGCCCGAACACAAGAATCTAACCAACAATGTATGTAGAACCGCTACTGCCTTCACGCCGTTTGGTTCTCGTAGGTGCTTCGGTTCTGAGTGGGTCGGTCGTGAGTGCTCGGATTCGACCACGTGGCTTCGTGGGGACCCGTCTGGCAGAAAGCCATCGACGTCGCCTACGGACCACCAAACGACCGGGTACGCACTGGATTGGCCCACCAGACTCTCGGGACCACCGAGAAGCAGTACGTTGAGGTTCCCTACCAGTACGACGACGCATACGAACCGCCGGCATCGTTCAGCGTCTCCCAGGCCCTCCACGACAAGCTACAGGCTGATTTCTGGAACGTCAGCTACCGCCTTGAGATTCAGGGCGGCGAGACGCTCGAGGGTGACCACCTCGGTGGCATCGTCTCCCGAAAGACGTTCAACAGGGTTGGGATTCACGACCGGGCACAGGTTTACGAGTGGGATGGACAGGTACACACGCTCCGAACCGCGGACCGAACGCCGAAGTTCGAGGAAACAGAGTTGTCCAGGTACGACGCAGAAGCACTGCCCGGACGCTAACACTCGTTTTTTCGTTCGATGGGCAGCATCGACGCCAAATTTCGCGAGTCTACACGGTTCGAGGCAGAATACCACGGGTCACCGGACCCGTGGGTGAATGCCGACCCATAGTTTCACAAACAATCAAGTCGAATAGGGTGATAGTGATGGCGACTACTACCAAACCGCGTAAAAAGACCTTTTACGCACCGCCATCACGTTGCGATACTGAGAATGCGGTACCTCTCAAAACCCATTCAACGAGACTGGTAAGACGGGTACTGTCGGGTCGTGGTGGAGCGACCGACCCTCACGGACCACGCAGTGGTTCGGGTGTTACTCTCGAAGACACGAGGACGCACGTCCGAGTGCGAGGGGAATTAAAGTCCGTTGCCGTGGCGGTGCAGACGTAGACACGGACGCCACGGGTCACCCGACCCGTGGTACTTCACAGCAGGTATCGAGAGACGAAGATGGCAGCGAAGACGATGGCGGGGACGGTGCTGAAGCCGGTCAAAAAGAGTACGACCAGCCGTCGTCCGGGCCGCCGAACACGAGTAGAGAGGAACGCCCCGAACGACAGGACGGCCGTCGGGAAGAGAAATTGCACGGCGTTGTCCGCGAGAAGGTAGACGTCGTTCGGTCCAGCGATACCGGGTTGGACGTACGGCCCGGTGGTCCCGAGGACGAACAGAAACCCGGCGAAGAGGCCGAATATCGAGGCGGCGAGGCTGACGGTGGCCACGACGGCAAACCACGTCTGGTCACCCGGTCTCGAAAAGGCGTAGAAGACGCCGAGTGCGACGATTGCCGGTCCGAGAGCGAGCGCGTAAACCGCTGCCTGTACGTGCTCTCCCCCGAGCGCGTATCCCGGAACGGCCGTCGCGATGGTGACCAGACACAGTACGGCGAACGTGACCGTCACCCAGAGCGGTCGCCGTGCGAGTAGCTGAAGGGCGATGTTCATGTCAGCATTTCACGAGGAATTCGCATAAGTATACCCTGCCTAACGCTCCCCACGGTCCCCGTTAAAAGTCGGTCAGCTTCGCCTCCGTCGCCCCTTTTGCGTCACGACCAAACTCCGAGAGCGCGACGAACTCTAGGCCGTTGTCGTGGAGGGCGCGTTTCACGCGCGTCGAGGCCGAAGGTGCGACGAGCATCCCGCGGACGTTCTCGTTGGTCTCTTCGTAGAGCGAGACGTACCGCTGGAGCTGGTCGAAGTGGTTGAGCGTCGCCTGAATCCGTTTCACCTCGATGACGACGGGGACACCCGCGTCGTCTACAGCGTAGAAGTCGATAAACCCGTACTTCGACTCGCGTTCGTGTTCGACGATGCGGATGTTGTCGCCAAGCACGTCCGGGTTCGATTTGATGAACTCGTGCATCTCTGCTTCCGTGCCCGACTCCTCGTAGGTCGCGCCGTCTACGGCATCGAAGCGGGTGAGTCCGTAGGCCTCCTCGATTCTGACTTCGACGCGTTCGCTCGGGTTCGTCCGCCGGGCGAGGAGGACCGCGTCACCGTCGCTGAGGCGCGCGGAGACGCTGCCGCCGCCGGGCATCCAGTTTACCGGCTTGTGGCCGGTTGGCTGGTGAACGAGAAACGTCCCGTCCGGCTTGGCGACGAGAATGCGGTCGCCAGCGGCCAGAGAGCCGCTCGTCCGCCCCTCGTAGGTGACTTCGCAGCGTGCCTGAACGGTGAGCATCGACCCGTCGCGGGCGGCCGCCTTCGCGGCGTCGACCACCGCCGCCGCGTCTGGAGATTCGAGTTGCGAGATGGGCATTCGTCTCGCATCTACGCTGCCGGACAGTCATTAAGGGTGGAGATTCCACCGTGCGTAGAATGTCCCGACCGGCGGTGCGCTGCTGAGTTCGACACGTTGACTCGACAGGCTCCGCTAAAAGCTGTTTCTCGTCGACTGTACGCGGACGAAGGGGTAGTGGTCGAGGTACTCGACGAGGCGCGTGCTCCCGAGGTACCCACTTGGGGACTTCTCCAGTTCGATGTACTGGAGGCCATCTTTGAGGTACGTAGAGATCACCTGACGGGAGGTGTCTTCGAGGTAGGCGACGAACTGGTCTGAGACGAGTCGGGGGTTCATCACGTACGAGATGACGTCCTGTTCGCTGATGAGGTTCGCCTGCGACCACGTTCGCAGATTCCTGAGTTCCTGCTCGCCAATCGATTCGAAAAACGAGTGAGCGTGAACGGTCGCGAACAGCGGTCGATACCCCTTTCGGTCGAAGATCTCCTGGATTGCTTCCGTGGGTTCGTACTCACCGTCCTGGTAGACGAGGTGATTCTCGTGGATGGGATCGCGTTCGCTAATCATGTCCAGGATGAACAGGCGGTCTTCTGCCAGTAACGTGTCTACGTCGCCGATTTGTCGGTCGAACAGGGAACACAGACGGTCGACGTCCAGTTCGAGCGGCGGGATGACCGCGACTGCATAGCCCTCCTCGACCGCTTGCGTCTGGAGATTCGCGAGAAACGACCGGATGGTCGCGAGGCCGTCCGTTTTGAGTAGATTCACGCCGCCTTTTGGCACGCCGCCGCCGGTGAGGTCGTCGAGGCCGATGACTCCGGTCGAGAGCAGGTCGATGTCGAGGTAAGTGTTCGCGACGGTTTCGAGACGTGGGATGGTACGCAAACCTGTAGAAGTGAACTCAGTCGCGAACGTTCGCCGGTCGTGGTCCACCCCGCGCAGTTTGTTGATTTTCGTGAACAGGTGGTCTTCGCCGCCGACCATATCTCGCCACAGCGAAATGACGCCGTGGGTCTTGTACTGGATGCCGAGGTCCGTGTTCTCTGGATTGCGCTCTGCGGTCAACAGCGTCGTCGCCTCGAACTCGTTTGTAAAGAGGTGAATGAGGTCGAGAACCGCCCGTGAGAACAGCGCGTCGCCGTCGATAATCGGCCGAAGTGCGGTTATCGAGTCGAAGGCGACACGGTCTGCAGGACCAAAGTCGCGGAGATAGTTCGCGACGTGAGCGTTTTCGAACGGCACGGGAATTCCCTCCGTGACGTTCTCTCCGGCGAGCGTCGTCAACCGTAACGCGTCTGCGTTCTCGATGGTGCCCCCCAGGTTGGGTGTGGAGTGTTCCGATGGTCAATCCCTCGTGGTCGAGGTCGAATTCGAACGGTGCGAACGAATCCGCGATTTCGTCTAACGTCTGCTCGGTGCTGACGTAGACACACTGTTCTCCATCTCGGAGCCCTGTCTGGAGGTACTGCATCGCGAGCGTGCTCTTGCCGACACCGGGTTCGCCGGTGAGCAACACCGCTCGATTCTCTGGAATTCCCCCGCCCAGCGCCCTGTCTAACTCGACATCACCGATAGAAACAAGCATGGCCAACAATTACCCCGGCGTAGCATAATGTTAGCTATTGTGACACTCACGATTGTTGGAAAATTGCTGTAGCAACGAAGCTTTTTGACCCACGGCGGAGTGCTTCGATGCATGCCAGGGGCTATCGTCCTCGAAGGGAAACGCGTCTCGCTCGCAACCGTAGAGGAAGACGACCTGGAGTTCCTGCGCGACAACGTAAACCATCCGTCAGTGCGCGTGCCAGTGGGCCAGCAACTCCCAACCAACGGCTATCAGGAACGCCAGTACTTCGAGGAGATGAGTACGGACACGAGCATCGTCCAACTGCTCATCGTGAGCAACGACCGGCGCGTGGGCGTCGTCGAACTCGACCCCATCGACCGAGAGACAGGACAGGCGGAACTCGCCTACTGGCTCGTCCCCGACTATCAGGGGGAGGGTTATGCGAAGGCCGCAGTCGAACTGACCGTCGAATACGTCTTCGAGCAGCTGCGGATGCACCGCATTCAGGCCGCCGTGTTTTCGTTCAACGAAGCGTCGATGGGCCTACTCAAACGGCTCGGGTTCACCGAGGAGGGTGTTCACCGCGAGGACGTGTTCGTAAACGGCGCGTACCACGACACCCACTACTTCGGTCTGCTCGAAGACGAGTGGCGAGCCGGACGCTGAGTCAGCGAGTCGTCTTGTCTTCGCGTCGCAACTCCTCGTCCGGCGTCGAAAGAACGTTCCCGGTGTGGGTTACTGCTGTGGGCTGTAGTTTGGCGCTTCGTCCGTAATCATCACGTCGTGTGGGTGGCCCTCGGTCTGTCCGGCCGAGGAGATACGGACGAATTCGGCGCGTTCTTTGAACTCCGGAATCGTGGAGGCTCCAACGTAGCCCATCCCGCTTTTCATGCCGCCGACGAGTTGGTGGAGTTCGCTCGCGAGACTACCCTTGTACGGCGTCGCCGCCTCGACACCTTCGGGGACGTATTCGTCTTCACCCTCAGGTTCGCCCTTCAGATAGCGGTCGCCGCCACCAGAGCGCATCGCGCCGACGCTGCCCATGCCGCGGTACTGCTTGTACTTCTTGCCGTTCATCGTGATGACGCGGCCCGGAGCCTCGTCGGTCCCGGCGAAATACGACCCGAGCATGACGGCGTCTGCGCCTGCGGCGAGCGCCTTGATGGCGTCACCAGAGTAGCGAATCCCGCCGTCTGCGATGACGGGGACGCCCTCGGGTGCGGCGACGTCTGCGACC
This sequence is a window from Haladaptatus sp. QDMS2. Protein-coding genes within it:
- a CDS encoding GNAT family N-acetyltransferase translates to MPGAIVLEGKRVSLATVEEDDLEFLRDNVNHPSVRVPVGQQLPTNGYQERQYFEEMSTDTSIVQLLIVSNDRRVGVVELDPIDRETGQAELAYWLVPDYQGEGYAKAAVELTVEYVFEQLRMHRIQAAVFSFNEASMGLLKRLGFTEEGVHREDVFVNGAYHDTHYFGLLEDEWRAGR
- the nucS gene encoding endonuclease NucS — its product is MPISQLESPDAAAVVDAAKAAARDGSMLTVQARCEVTYEGRTSGSLAAGDRILVAKPDGTFLVHQPTGHKPVNWMPGGGSVSARLSDGDAVLLARRTNPSERVEVRIEEAYGLTRFDAVDGATYEESGTEAEMHEFIKSNPDVLGDNIRIVEHERESKYGFIDFYAVDDAGVPVVIEVKRIQATLNHFDQLQRYVSLYEETNENVRGMLVAPSASTRVKRALHDNGLEFVALSEFGRDAKGATEAKLTDF
- a CDS encoding ATPase domain-containing protein, whose amino-acid sequence is MTTLAGENVTEGIPVPFENAHVANYLRDFGPADRVAFDSITALRPIIDGDALFSRAVLDLIHLFTNEFEATTLLTAERNPENTDLGIQYKTHGVISLWRDMVGGEDHLFTKINKLRGVDHDRRTFATEFTSTGLRTIPRLETVANTYLDIDLLSTGVIGLDDLTGGGVPKGGVNLLKTDGLATIRSFLANLQTQAVEEGYAVAVIPPLELDVDRLCSLFDRQIGDVDTLLAEDRLFILDMISERDPIHENHLVYQDGEYEPTEAIQEIFDRKGYRPLFATVHAHSFFESIGEQELRNLRTWSQANLISEQDVISYVMNPRLVSDQFVAYLEDTSRQVISTYLKDGLQYIELEKSPSGYLGSTRLVEYLDHYPFVRVQSTRNSF
- a CDS encoding universal stress protein; amino-acid sequence: MVLSRDLTILVPVDISASETPSLSILDLLGPIDVVLLGYFPVPSQAEPALIKDEYGAESTRRLADIVAGRQRVTDVLVFTHDRTATIDRIADEYDCDAVLAGGDTTAIGRILVPLRGDVNLERIVSVVADLLLASEATVTLFHAIPEDTDPSQGEFLLRGASDRIADFGVETDRIHRRLSEGGDPVAEIIALGSEFDLVILGETEPSLRERIIGDVPSRIIEDIEIPALIVRDVA